The following are encoded together in the Lathyrus oleraceus cultivar Zhongwan6 chromosome 3, CAAS_Psat_ZW6_1.0, whole genome shotgun sequence genome:
- the LOC127126535 gene encoding calmodulin produces MADQLTDDQISEFKEAFSLFDKDGDGSITTKELGTVMRSLGQNPTEAELQDMINEVDADGNGTIDFPEFLNLMARKMKDTDSEEELKEAFRVFDKDQNGFISAAELRHVMTNLGEKLTDEEVDEMIREADVDGDGQINYDEFVKVMMAK; encoded by the exons ATGGCAGATCAACTCACAGATGATCAGATCTCTGAATTCAAGGAAGCCTTCAGCTTGTTTGATAAAGATGGCGATG GTTCCATCACAACAAAGGAGCTTGGAACTGTGATGAGGTCATTAGGCCAAAATCCAACAGAGGCAGAGCTACAAGACATGATAAACGAGGTCGATGCTGATGGTAACGGAACAATCGATTTCCCTGAATTTCTAAACCTTATGGCAAGGAAAATGAAAGACACAGATTCAGAGGAGGAGCTGAAAGAAGCATTCAGAGTATTCGATAAGGATCAGAACGGATTCATTTCTGCTGCCGAACTTCGTCATGTAATGACCAATCTTGGCGAGAAGCTAACTGATGAAGAAGTCGATGAGATGATTCGAGAGGCTGATGTTGATGGCGATGGTCAAATTAATTATGATGAATTTGTTAAGGTTATGATGGCCAAGTGA